One genomic window of Polyangium aurulentum includes the following:
- a CDS encoding BtpA/SgcQ family protein has protein sequence MTRPNPVLVGVIHLPPLPGSPRYAGDLDASIERTGREARLLVEAGFDGVVVENFGDTPFFPGSVEPITVAAMTACALAAREAAPQAALGINVLRNDAEAALAVAVVARADFIRINVHSGARVTDQGVVEGAAHRTLRQRRALGAVAVRIHCDVDVKHSAPLAARPIGEEAHDLAARGMADAVLVTGSGTGRGVAEADLAAVLAAVHVPVYVASGVTEETLSAVRRAHGVIVGSTLRKSGLAGDPIDPDTARRFADAFRASRAGA, from the coding sequence ATGACCCGCCCGAACCCTGTCCTCGTCGGCGTCATCCACCTCCCGCCCTTGCCTGGCAGCCCGCGCTATGCAGGCGATCTCGACGCATCCATCGAGCGCACCGGGCGCGAGGCGCGGTTGCTCGTGGAGGCCGGCTTCGATGGCGTGGTCGTCGAGAACTTCGGCGACACCCCGTTCTTCCCGGGCTCGGTCGAGCCCATCACCGTCGCGGCCATGACCGCGTGCGCGCTCGCCGCGCGCGAGGCGGCTCCACAGGCCGCGCTCGGCATCAACGTGCTGCGCAACGACGCCGAGGCCGCGCTCGCGGTGGCCGTCGTGGCGCGCGCGGACTTCATCCGCATCAACGTGCACAGCGGAGCGCGCGTCACCGATCAAGGCGTCGTCGAGGGCGCGGCGCATCGCACCTTGCGGCAGCGGCGCGCGCTCGGCGCGGTCGCGGTTCGCATTCATTGCGACGTCGACGTGAAGCACTCGGCCCCGCTCGCGGCCCGGCCGATCGGCGAGGAGGCCCATGATCTCGCGGCGCGCGGCATGGCCGACGCGGTGCTCGTCACGGGCAGCGGCACGGGGCGCGGCGTGGCCGAGGCCGATCTCGCGGCCGTCCTCGCGGCCGTCCACGTGCCCGTCTACGTCGCGAGCGGCGTCACCGAGGAGACCCTGTCCGCCGTGCGGCGCGCGCACGGGGTCATCGTCGGCTCCACGCTGCGCAAGAGCGGCCTCGCCGGCGATCCGATCGATCCCGACACGGCCCGCCGCTTCGCCGACGCATTCCGCGCCTCGCGCGCCGGCGCCTGA
- a CDS encoding VanW family protein — protein MPPARSSELKRYLAMGGVVAAAGLGVTWLLLPPAPEVPAVLPTPELRVAGMPVPAQGDAVANALDLVRRYAGGEITLKLPDGSGRKIRRGALGAEIDRVRLADFVREALREGSPLRRAHDAAHPGKPLEIPLPLILDADAAVDKLLALKGELDSAATDAYVDLAQRKLVPEKDGHRLDVYGTIARIDAAFRSGKDEVEAKVEKVPPKRRAAELGNVKFDQVLGYFETRYTQGERSRDRTYNLRLAASRLDGAVVMPGEVFDFNEVVGPRDEAHGYRVAPVIAQGELVDGLGGGTCQISGTLHGAAFFSGLDIVERYPHSRPSYYIKLGLDATVVYPTINFRFRNPFDFPVVLHETVSNGVVRAEILGPERKHTVTYFRRIDEVVPFEEVERKTPKLPEGMRVLAQRGIPGFRTTSSRVVRDGAYAVRYKWSDAYPPTTQIVNVGAGPKELESNAQDDSHPEYVVDEYLVVTQGPDIRSQGVTTPEPGGGTIESREPGRTGEKGWIEKLGLSRYRGPEASEGEGGEAPATQPASHDAKADAKADDKAKKGDDKASERKKKKRKKKKPAQESEG, from the coding sequence ATGCCGCCCGCGCGATCCTCCGAGCTGAAGCGCTATCTCGCGATGGGCGGCGTCGTCGCGGCCGCCGGGCTCGGGGTCACGTGGCTGCTGCTGCCGCCCGCGCCCGAGGTGCCCGCCGTCCTGCCCACGCCCGAGCTGCGCGTCGCCGGCATGCCCGTGCCCGCGCAGGGCGACGCCGTGGCCAATGCCCTCGACCTCGTGCGCCGCTATGCCGGGGGCGAGATCACGCTCAAGCTGCCCGACGGCAGCGGCCGCAAGATCCGCCGCGGCGCGCTCGGGGCCGAGATCGACAGGGTGCGGCTCGCGGACTTCGTGCGCGAGGCGCTGCGCGAGGGCAGCCCCCTGCGCCGCGCCCACGACGCCGCGCACCCCGGAAAGCCCCTCGAGATCCCCCTGCCGCTCATCCTCGACGCCGACGCCGCCGTCGACAAGCTCCTCGCGCTGAAGGGCGAGCTCGACTCGGCCGCGACGGACGCCTACGTCGATCTCGCGCAGAGGAAGCTCGTCCCCGAGAAGGACGGCCACCGGCTCGACGTCTACGGCACCATCGCGCGCATCGACGCCGCCTTCCGCAGCGGAAAGGACGAGGTCGAGGCGAAGGTCGAGAAGGTGCCGCCGAAGCGCCGCGCCGCCGAGCTCGGCAACGTGAAGTTCGACCAGGTGCTCGGCTATTTCGAGACGCGCTACACGCAGGGCGAGCGGTCGAGGGACCGCACGTACAACCTCAGGCTCGCGGCCTCGCGCCTCGACGGCGCGGTCGTGATGCCCGGCGAGGTCTTCGATTTCAACGAGGTGGTCGGCCCGCGCGACGAGGCGCACGGTTATCGCGTCGCGCCGGTGATCGCGCAGGGCGAGCTGGTCGACGGCCTCGGCGGCGGCACCTGCCAGATCTCGGGCACGCTGCACGGCGCGGCGTTCTTCTCCGGCCTCGATATCGTCGAGCGCTACCCGCACTCGCGGCCGAGCTATTACATCAAGCTCGGCCTCGACGCGACGGTCGTCTATCCGACCATCAACTTCCGCTTCCGCAATCCTTTCGATTTCCCGGTCGTCCTGCACGAGACCGTGTCGAACGGCGTCGTGCGCGCGGAGATCCTGGGGCCCGAGCGCAAGCACACGGTCACGTATTTCCGCCGCATCGACGAGGTCGTCCCGTTCGAGGAGGTCGAGCGCAAGACGCCCAAATTGCCCGAGGGCATGCGCGTCCTCGCCCAGCGCGGCATCCCGGGCTTCCGCACGACCAGCTCGCGGGTCGTGCGCGACGGCGCCTATGCCGTCCGGTACAAGTGGAGCGACGCGTACCCGCCGACCACGCAGATCGTCAACGTCGGCGCGGGGCCGAAGGAGCTGGAGTCGAACGCGCAGGACGATTCGCACCCCGAGTACGTGGTCGACGAATACCTCGTCGTGACGCAGGGCCCGGACATCCGGAGCCAGGGCGTCACGACCCCCGAGCCCGGCGGCGGCACCATCGAGAGCCGCGAGCCTGGCCGCACGGGAGAGAAGGGCTGGATCGAAAAGCTCGGCCTGTCGCGCTACCGCGGCCCCGAGGCGAGCGAGGGCGAAGGGGGCGAGGCGCCCGCGACGCAGCCCGCCTCGCACGACGCGAAGGCCGACGCGAAGGCCGACGACAAGGCCAAGAAGGGCGACGACAAGGCCAGCGAGCGCAAGAAGAAGAAGCGCAAGAAGAAGAAGCCGGCCCAGGAGAGCGAAGGCTAG